From Phycodurus eques isolate BA_2022a chromosome 1, UOR_Pequ_1.1, whole genome shotgun sequence, one genomic window encodes:
- the LOC133409410 gene encoding midkine-A-like, whose translation MKAALLLLFVALITVKAVAGGKNNKEKIKPSQSGIDCTDWRYGNCVPSNGDCGAGFREGICNQQTKKMKCKVPCNWKKNFGADCKYRFGSWGDCDPTAGVQARSGTLKKALYNAECLQTISVTKPCVGKTKTKSKGKKKKGSGQ comes from the exons ATGAAGGCTGCGCTGCTGCTGCTCTTTGTTGCTCTCATCACAGTCAAAGCCGTAGCTggagggaaaaacaacaaag AAAAAATCAAACCTTCCCAGTCTGGGATAGATTGTACTGACTGGCGCTATGGAAACTGTGTCCCTAGCAACGGAGACTGTGGAGCCGGGTTTAGGGAGGGGATATGTAATCAGCAGACcaagaaaatgaaatgtaaagtaCCCtgcaactggaaaaaaaactttggag CTGACTGCAAGTATAGGTTTGGAAGTTGGGGTGATTGTGACCCGACTGCCGGCGTCCAGGCCAGAAGCGGGACCTTGAAGAAGGCGCTGTATAATGCTGAGTGCCTGCAGACCATTTCCGTCACCAAACCTTGCGTTGGCAAAACCAAGACAAAAAGCAAAG gaaagaagaaaaaaggcagTGGACAGTAG